The proteins below are encoded in one region of Fibrella aestuarina BUZ 2:
- a CDS encoding antA/AntB antirepressor family protein has protein sequence MEALIQITTNAQGASVVSARELHAFLSVKSKFADWFKNRVDKYELVEGQDYVRVSKILDTLGGAQESVDYALTLDCAKELAMVQNNQQGKRARLYFIEAEKQLRQVATTPSLPSATEQLLIQLVQQQTQVSQQQAAISQHQQEQLTQLRADVAALMNGQSKHRRRSSGYPPPSVPALFGTPRQPPYNHPRQLRGAITQIVEQYSVRVNCDTSETYRYLYRQMMPTYGIDVYHLHKQAGQSYLEAIEQYGLLEKLYSIAYATLARLDF, from the coding sequence ATGGAGGCGTTGATTCAAATCACCACTAATGCGCAAGGCGCATCGGTGGTGTCAGCCCGCGAGCTGCACGCGTTTTTAAGTGTGAAGTCCAAGTTTGCTGACTGGTTCAAGAATCGAGTCGATAAGTACGAACTGGTTGAGGGGCAGGACTACGTAAGGGTATCTAAAATCTTAGATACCCTTGGCGGGGCGCAGGAGAGCGTGGACTACGCCCTGACACTGGATTGCGCCAAAGAGTTAGCGATGGTACAAAACAATCAGCAGGGTAAACGGGCACGGCTCTACTTCATCGAAGCCGAGAAGCAGTTACGACAGGTTGCCACTACGCCAAGCCTACCGAGCGCCACTGAACAACTATTAATCCAACTGGTACAACAGCAGACTCAAGTCAGCCAGCAACAGGCCGCTATCTCCCAACACCAGCAGGAGCAGTTGACTCAGCTACGAGCCGACGTAGCCGCGTTGATGAATGGACAGTCTAAACACCGTCGGCGTAGTTCGGGCTATCCGCCCCCATCGGTGCCCGCTCTGTTCGGTACCCCTAGACAACCGCCCTACAATCACCCCCGCCAGCTACGGGGAGCCATTACGCAGATTGTTGAGCAGTACAGCGTTCGGGTTAACTGTGATACCTCCGAGACGTATCGCTACCTCTACCGGCAGATGATGCCAACGTACGGCATCGACGTGTATCACCTCCACAAACAAGCTGGGCAAAGCTATCTGGAGGCCATCGAGCAGTACGGACTCTTGGAAAAGCTTTACTCGATTGCCTACGCCACACTGGCGAGGCTGGATTTTTAG
- a CDS encoding RNA-guided endonuclease InsQ/TnpB family protein codes for MLQVKTYRYKLKPTPAQQRELGQWLGACRYIYNLTLDYKRTLWEQNKVSIGKHEIQKELAILAKDYPWIEAVNAQTRQEVVERVFNAYEGFFKQGKGFPKFARKGQYQSFAFKQRVSIDATHIRLPKLGKVRYRNSQPCAGTIKRAVVREYADGWYVCVCVEADIQPLPTTQHHIGIDVGIKSLLVTSEGETIENPKHLYKAEKKLKQLQRQVSRKKKGSANRRKAVQKLARQHQRVANTRKDFHHKLTTRLIRENQSISVEQLRIKNMLANHYLAKSISDAGWHRLIQMLEYKAKWYGRTFDKVNARHTSQDCSTCGYRNTELTLAVRSWTCPACGTAHDRDLNAAKNIKNKAVGHTVSACGVQH; via the coding sequence ATGCTACAGGTCAAGACATACCGCTATAAGCTCAAACCGACCCCCGCCCAGCAGCGAGAACTGGGGCAGTGGTTGGGCGCGTGCCGGTATATCTATAACCTGACGCTGGATTACAAAAGAACGCTCTGGGAGCAGAACAAGGTCAGTATTGGCAAACACGAGATTCAAAAAGAGTTGGCCATTTTGGCCAAGGACTACCCCTGGATCGAGGCGGTCAATGCTCAGACCCGGCAGGAAGTTGTAGAGCGAGTCTTCAATGCCTACGAGGGCTTCTTCAAGCAGGGAAAGGGCTTTCCCAAATTTGCTCGCAAGGGGCAATACCAGTCGTTTGCCTTTAAACAGCGAGTTAGTATTGATGCCACACATATTCGTTTGCCTAAGCTGGGCAAGGTGCGTTACCGCAACTCGCAACCTTGTGCTGGGACGATCAAACGGGCCGTCGTTCGGGAATATGCCGATGGGTGGTATGTCTGTGTGTGCGTAGAAGCAGATATACAGCCGCTGCCTACTACTCAGCATCATATCGGCATCGACGTAGGAATCAAGTCCCTGCTGGTTACCTCGGAGGGCGAAACCATTGAGAATCCCAAGCACCTCTACAAAGCGGAGAAAAAACTAAAGCAACTCCAACGGCAGGTAAGCCGTAAAAAGAAAGGGAGTGCTAACCGTAGAAAGGCGGTACAGAAATTGGCCCGGCAGCATCAGCGTGTAGCCAATACAAGAAAGGACTTTCACCACAAGCTAACGACGCGGCTGATTCGAGAGAACCAATCAATCAGCGTAGAACAGCTTCGAATCAAGAATATGCTAGCCAACCACTACTTAGCTAAGTCAATCAGCGATGCGGGGTGGCATCGTTTAATCCAGATGCTGGAGTACAAGGCCAAGTGGTACGGTCGAACATTTGATAAAGTCAACGCCCGGCATACGTCTCAAGACTGTTCAACCTGTGGCTACCGCAACACAGAATTAACCTTGGCGGTGCGGTCGTGGACGTGCCCTGCTTGTGGCACGGCCCATGATCGGGACTTAAACGCAGCCAAGAATATAAAAAACAAGGCGGTAGGGCATACCGTCTCCGCTTGTGGAGTCCAACACTAG